From a single Brassica oleracea var. oleracea cultivar TO1000 chromosome C5, BOL, whole genome shotgun sequence genomic region:
- the LOC106294558 gene encoding PRA1 family protein E yields the protein MNQKPPLPPPYGNGGGPSSSSSSSNTTIGTLSARAKQTTQSVIATLRPWRMLLDLSALALPHSYNEAMANLRHNISYFRANYALAVLGIVFLGLVYHPISMVAFIVVFIGWILFYFSRDGNDPIVVSGREVDDRIVLGVLSVVTVLALVYTDVGENVLVSLVVGLLFVGAHAAVRNTGDLFLDEESARQGGIVSAGSVNRGPGSYTPI from the coding sequence ATGAATCAAAAGCCTCCTCTTCCTCCGCCGTACGGTAACGGTGGAGGACCTTCTTCCTCCTCCTCCTCTTCCAACACAACCATCGGGACGTTGAGTGCACGCGCCAAGCAGACGACGCAATCGGTGATCGCCACGCTCCGTCCATGGCGAATGCTTCTGGATCTGTCCGCGCTCGCTCTCCCTCACAGTTACAATGAAGCCATGGCGAACCTGAGGCACAACATCTCTTACTTCCGTGCGAACTACGCGCTCGCCGTCCTCGGGATCGTTTTCCTCGGCCTCGTTTACCACCCGATCTCTATGGTGGCGTTTATCGTCGTCTTCATCGGGTGGATCCTCTTCTACTTCTCCCGCGACGGCAACGATCCGATTGTGGTGTCGGGGAGAGAAGTCGATGACCGGATCGTGTTGGGTGTGCTTAGCGTGGTGACGGTTTTGGCGTTGGTTTATACAGACGTAGGCGAGAACGTTCTGGTTTCGCTGGTCGTTGGATTGCTCTTCGTCGGAGCTCACGCCGCGGTTCGTAATACCGGTGATTTGTTTCTTGATGAAGAATCTGCTCGCCAGGGTGGAATCGTGTCCGCCGGCTCGGTTAACCGGGGACCGGGAAGTTATACCCCAATTTGA
- the LOC106294559 gene encoding probable prefoldin subunit 4: MQLQGKSSGSEMEVTWQDQQNINTFSRFNNRFHELEDEIKFAKEKCDNLEDAGNELILADEEMVRFQIGEVFAHVPKDEVETRIEEMKEATCKTLEKLEQEKESLISQMAELKKLLYAKFKDSINLEED; the protein is encoded by the exons ATGCAGCTGCAA GGGAAGAGCAGTGGATCTGAGATGGAGGTGACGTGGCAGGACCAGCAGAACATTAATACCTTCAGCCGCTTCAACAATCGATTCCATGAGCTCGAAGACGAAATCAAATTCGCCAAG GAAAAGTGTGATAATCTAGAGGACGCAGGGAACGAGCTGATCCTTGCTGATGAGGAGATGGTGCGGTTTCAAATAGGAGAAGTCTTTGCTCATGTGCCCAAGGACGAGGTGGAAACGAGGATTGAAGAGATGAAAGAGGCCACCTGCAAAACCCTTGAGAAGCTCGAGCAAGAGAAGGAATCACTCATCTCGCAAATGGCCGAGCTTAAGAAGTTGTTGTATGCTAAGTTCAAGGATTCCATCAACCTTGAAGAAGATTGA
- the LOC106344276 gene encoding uncharacterized protein LOC106344276, translating into MVRVGEALSVSTSSCSSLYDSEVEELQKMPLEPPKKPKKRLSKQLSMLETKRDIAWERRRRQMLHHLQRKQINEGEDIDLTDEDLSELKGSIELGFGFNEEQGQQLTTTLPALDLYFAVTRQISPVSTPGSSGSSSSRLTSLGDHSSSFGSPISDSSDGLKLLSPGDNPQQVKTRLRHWAQAVACSVIQHN; encoded by the exons ATGGTGAGGGTTGGTGAAGCATTGAGTGTATCAACCTCATCTTGTTCATCTCTCTACGATAGTGAAGTTGAAGAGCTTCAAAAGATGCCACTAGAACCACCGAAGAAGCCCAAGAAACGTCTCTCTAAGCAACTCTCGATGCTGGAGACCAAAAGAGACATTGCATGGGAGCGTCGTCGCCGCCAGATGCTCCATCACCTCCAGAGGAAGCAAATAAACGAAGGAGAAGATATTGACTTAACGGACGAGGACTTGAGTGAGCTCAAAGGTTCCATTGAGTTAGGGTTTGGTTTTAACGAGGAGCAAGGTCAACAGCTTACGACCACATTGCCTGCGTTAGACCTTTACTTCGCTGTGACACGTCAGATCTCGCCGGTTTCAACACCAGGAAGCAGTGGATCTTCGTCCTCAAGACTTACTTCTCTTGGAGACCATTCCTCCTCTTTTGGTAGTCCTATCAGCGACTCATCAGATGGATTGAAACTTTTGTCTCCAG GAGATAATCCCCAACAGGTTAAAACGAGGCTGAGGCATTGGGCACAAGCTGTGGCATGTTCTGTGATACAACATAATTAA
- the LOC106294556 gene encoding myosin-binding protein 1, translating to MAISPSKPQTSSRSFTRALSLAFNEWLLILMLFINSIFSYLITKFADHSDLQSPCLMCSSLDHILGRTTKHLKKSHWDMVCSKHKTEISSLVYCHAHGKLVDVRGMCEACLFSFATTNKSNAETYRLLVGKLGEDSSSFGGGSKSDPNTGRRYCTCCNQLWMMPQQTGFNDQEVVAKPVTLPKIRVVSSLRTGKQSNTPKKSVSFNHLPDVGYTELKVHSDTESEAVFSEDEGVAVKEKDDHKFQSVDLVTPRVITLPYAMATDKLLDLDFPLQETGLRIIDSFFPEIVPANDVPETSEKVLKEKDTSSLDSLFFTSSAMEHHSDSAAVLKEKEDLIHFQDVSLTPDALMEEAELVPVNALPEETLNKVLKEEEIISLDNLFLSLRSMEPSEAVSKETELISLRDIISTSSVAAEILLMGEDALQGKGDLVHLLDMSLTLDSKETLADASVEEESELVCLNDATSTTSSEASETPEDVLVGETVLEEKEELVHLQDSEDFGEKPADSLMEKSELVCLNDLTSTSSETPEDILKGNELMPLHATSPDEVPEPVVETSKEKDTNQDDIASLEPEYVVVSPSKSAQSMPEYSTEDCVSEDKEKKETSVSEMASHTEAAAPESESASFNSMSVAADTNIGSGELLDLADTYNSIPHKEGSNDGEAHIEQWMKKDTSRVSEDLKSLLTHISSSRGIELLSPRGISPKISSDQETKDLDLDMQLLIQKRMLERNESNLSLEEVSVSEIEGESESDRLKRQVDYDRKLLTGLYKELEEERSASAVATNQAMAMITRLQEEKALFQMEALQNLRMMEEQAEYDMEAIQKLNDLLVEKEKLIQDLEAEIEYFRDQTPQKKKLDVAENVTEIKNCLTGFNEERLYITSCLENLERNGEAHVDNVATQESVSELSERVEKLKGDLYFLEHVVNSLGNEDESVEFVKEIASHLQTLRSLSMKRRNDAES from the exons ATGGCTATCTCTCCATCAAAACCTCAAACAAGCTCACGGAGTTTCACCAGAGCTTTGTCATTAGCCTTCAACGAGTGGCTACTAATCCTCATGCTCTTCATCAACTCCATCTTCTCCTACCTGATCACAAAGTTTGCAGATCACTCCGACCTCCAATCTCCATGTCTCATGTGCTCTAGCCTTGATCACATCCTCGGAAGGACGACAAAACATCTGAAGAAGTCTCATTGGGACATGGTCTGCTCCAAACACAAAACAGAAATCTCTTCTTTGGTTTACTGTCACGCTCATGGCAAACTCGTTGACGTCAGGGGAATGTGCGAGGCTTGTCTCTTCTCCTTTGCTACGACCAACAAGTCAAACGCTGAGACTTACAGATTGTTGGTTGGGAAGCTGGGTGAAGACTCTTCTTCCTTTGGAGGAGGATCCAAGAGTGATCCAAACACAGGTCGAAGATACTGCACTTGTTGTAACCAGCTTTGGATGATGCCACAGCAAACCGGTTTTAATGATCAGGAGGTGGTGGCTAAACCGGTGACGCTACCGAAGATTCGTGTGGTTAGTAGTCTGAGAACCGGGAAACAATCTAACACACCAAAGAAAAGTGTTAGTTTCAATCATTTGCCTGATGTTGGTTACACTGAGCTCAAGGTTCATTCGGATACTGAATCAGAAGCTGTGTTTTCAGAGGATGAAGGTGTAGCGGTTAAAGAGAAGGATGATCATAAGTTTCAAAGCGTGGATCTGGTGACTCCTCGAGTTATCACCTTGCCTTATGCTATGGCTACTGATAAGCTGCTAGACCTTGACTTCCCTTTGCAAGAGACCGGTTTAAGAATTATTGATTCTTTTTTTCCTGAGATTGTTCCAGCTAATGACGTGCCTGAAACGTCAGAGAAGGTGTTGAAGGAGAAGGATACCAGTTCATTAGATAGCCTTTTCTTTACATCAAGCGCCATGGAACATCATTCTGATTCTGCAGCTGTTTTGAAGGAGAAGGAAGATCTGATTCACTTCCAAGATGTTTCTTTAACACCAGATGCCTTAATGGAGGAGGCAGAGCTTGTTCCGGTTAATGCCCTGCCTGAAGAAACATTAAACAAGGTGTTAAAGGAAGAAGAGATCATTTCATTAGATAATCTTTTCTTATCATTACGCTCCATGGAGCCTTCTGAAGCTGTTTCTAAGGAGACAGAGCTTATTAGCCTCAGAGATATTATTTCAACATCATCAGTTGCAGCTGAAATTCTTTTAATGGGAGAGGATGCTTTACAGGGGAAGGGAGATCTTGTTCACCTCCTAGATATGTCATTAACACTAGATTCTAAGGAAACTCTTGCTGATGCCTCAGTGGAGGAGGAGTCTGAGCTTGTTTGCCTCAATGATGCTACTTCAACAACATCATCAGAAGCCTCTGAAACTCCTGAAGATGTCTTAGTAGGAGAGACTGTTTTAGAGGAGAAAGAAGAGCTGGTTCACCTCCAAGATAGTGAAGATTTTGGGGAAAAACCTGCAGATTCCTTGATGGAGAAGTCTGAGCTTGTTTGCCTCAATGATCTTACTTCAACATCATCTGAAACTCCTGAAGATATCTTAAAGGGAAATGAACTAATGCCTCTCCATGCCACATCTCCAGACGAGGTTCCTGAACCTGTTGTTGAGACGTCGAAGGAGAAGGACACAAACCAAGATGATATAGCCTCTCTGGAACCTGAATATGTAGTTGTATCACCTTCAAAATCTGCACAATCCATGCCTGAATATTCAACCGAAGACT GTGTATCAGAAGACAAGGAAAAGAAAGAGACCTCTGTATCCGAAATGGCTTCTCACACAGAAGCTGCGGCACCTGAGTCAGAATCTGCATCTTTCAACTCAATGTCTGTGGCAGCAGATACAAACATTGGCTCAGGTGAGTTGCTTGATCTTGCTGATACATACAATTCCATCCCACACAAGGAAGGTAGTAATGATGGAGAAGCACACATAGAACAATGGATGAAGAAAGACACTTCCAGAGTTAGCGAAGACCTTAAATCACTACTCACTCATATCTCATCTTCTCGTGGGATAGAGCTTCTGTCGCCTAGAGGTATTAGCCCCAAGATATCTAGTGATCAGGAGACAAAGGACTTAGATCTCGACATGCAGTTGCTGATCCAAAAGAGAATGCTAGAAAGGAACGAGAGCAACTTATCGTTAGAAGAAGTTTCCGTGAGCGAGATAGAAGGAGAAAGCGAGAGTGATCGGTTGAAAAGACAAGTTGATTACGACAGGAAGCTGCTTACTGGTCTGTATAAAGAGCTGGAGGAAGAAAGAAGCGCTTCAGCGGTTGCTACGAACCAAGCAATGGCTATGATCACGAGGCTGCAGGAAGAGAAGGCTTTGTTTCAGATGGAGGCTTTGCAGAATCTTAGGATGATGGAAGAGCAAGCTGAGTATGATATGGAAGCAATACAGAAACTGAACGATTTGCTTGTTGAGAAAGAAAAGCTTATTCAAGATTTAGAAGCTGAGATTGAGTACTTCAGGGACCAGACTCCACAGAAGAAGAAGCTAGATGTTGCAGAAAACGTGACCGAGATAAAGAACTGTTTGACTGGTTTCAACGAAGAGAGGTTATACATCACAAGTTGTTTGGAGAATCTTGAGAGAAACGGTGAGGCTCATGTGGATAACGTAGCAACACAAGAATCTGTTTCTGAGCTAAGTGAGAGAGTAGAGAAGCTGAAGGGAGACTTGTATTTTCTAGAACATGTTGTGAATTCTCTGGGGAATGAGGATGAAAGTGTAGAATTTGTGAAGGAGATAGCTTCTCATTTGCAAACGTTGAGGAGTCTCAGCATGAAAAGACGTAATGATGCAGAGAGTTGA
- the LOC106344153 gene encoding uncharacterized protein LOC106344153 — protein sequence MHQRGYLQRNLKPGRLIRVHINRICCWQGRLIQVHIYRVEGTRSTSKVLCIHRKSCLAALLLDPWNRATTAEASSRIPVGFGVVVGFSYELKQSDMWPQGILIYLEN from the exons ATGCATCAACGTGGTTACCTCCAACGCAATCTTAAGCCAG GGAGGTTAATTCGAGTCCACATTAATAGAATATGTTGTTGGCAGGGGAGGTTAATTCAAGTCCACATTTATAGA GTAGAGGGCACCAGAAGTACTTCTAAAGTCCTATGTATACACAGAAAAAGTTG TCTAGCGGCTCTGCTCCTGGATCCATGGAACAGAGCGACTACTGCAGAGGCTTCGTCCAGGATACCAGTGGGATTTGGTGTTGTAGTCGGATTTTCGTATGAGCTGAAGCAGAGTGATATGTGGCCACAAGGTATTCTTATATATCTAGAAAACTAA
- the LOC106293206 gene encoding myb-related protein 306: protein MGRPPCCEKIGIKEGPWTPEEDIILVSYIQEHGPGNWRSVPTNTGLLRCSKSCRLRWTNYLRPRIKRGNFTPHEEGMIIHLQALLGNKWASIASYLPQRTDNNYWNTHLKKNLNKSESEERSISENMALQTSATRNTINHRSTTYASSTENISRLLEGSMRASPKSSTANFLEEKMQKGTTNLIDDHENQFPCEHVQGSWEEDQSKTINGDDDHGFLVHPKESEKNVSCDHDVQEDGDGVDDDHKNATPPLTFIEKWLLEETSTGVQMEEMSHLMELSNML from the exons ATGGGGAGGCCTCCATGTTGTGAAAAGATAGGGATCAAGGAAGGACCATGGACTCCTGAAGAAGACATCATTCTTGTTTCTTACATTCAAGAACATGGTCCCGGAAACTGGAGATCAGTTCCCACCAACACTG GGTTACTGAGATGCAGCAAAAGCTGTAGACTGAGATGGACAAATTATCTGAGACCTAGAATCAAACGCGGAAACTTTACTCCTCATGAGGAAGGAATGATCATTCACTTACAAGCCTTATTGGGTAACAA ATGGGCATCCATAGCTTCGTATCTACCACAAAGAACAGACAATAACTATTGGAACACCCATCTGAAGAAGAATCTCAACAAGTCCGAGAGTGAAGAGAGAAGCATTTCAGAAAACATGGCGTTGCAAACTTCAGCCACAAGAAACACCATTAATCATAGATCTACTACATATGCTTCAAGCACCGAAAACATTTCTCGCCTTCTTGAAGGTTCGATGAGAGCATCCCCTAAGAGTAGCACGGCTAATTTCTTGGAAGAAAAAATGCAAAAAGGAACGACCAATCTCATTGATGATCATGAGAATCAGTTTCCATGCGAGCATGTACAAGGTTCTTGGGAAGAGGATCAGAGCAAAACAATCAATGGGGATGATGATCATGGATTCCTTGTTCATCCAAAGGAGTCAGAGAAAAACGTTAGCTGCGATCATGATGTCCAAGAAGATGGTGATGGTGTTGATGATGATCATAAAAATGCTACTCCACCATTGACATTTATTGAGAAATGGCTTTTGGAGGAGACAAGTACTGGGGTTCAAATGGAGGAGATGAGTCACTTGATGGAACTCTCTAACATGCTGTAA
- the LOC106343455 gene encoding vesicle-associated protein 2-2-like, with product MNVPLLDIQPRTLKFVVDLKKQSTCVVQLTNTTNLFVAFKVKTTSPKKYCVRPNVGVVAPKSSCEFSVIMQAFKEPPPDMVCKDKFLIQSTAVPEETTDEDITASMFSKAEGKHIEENKLRVTLVLPSDSPELSPVKGTLNQEAVFEDSILKDRVYGQSETLRPPQYESEIVKEPRMVGHDELKAPYDAKEANDLKATKGGYATSNLEKEAEFDPIKSHKDADDGRGIKSTHNLDTPTKMAMDLDQVFPNGKTSANSVTYSDEPKIPRNRDVVHMQQTDAQNIKALEESKLVKDIEGMKLKVNALESKLKQADSTISKLMEERSISFQHRESLQQELAELRTKKIVKEVHIGFPLLYVCVVAFISIVIGYCLRT from the exons ATGAACGTGCCGCTGTTGGATATTCAACCACGAACGTTGAAGTTTGTAG TTGATCTGAAGAAGCAGAGTACCTGCGTGGTACAGCTTACCAATACAACCAATCTTTTTGTTGCATTTAAG GTCAAAACTACATCACCAAAGAAGTACTGTGTTCGTCCAAATGTTGGCGTTGTTGCACCAAAATCATCCTGTGAATTCTCTG TCATTATGCAAGCTTTCAAAGAACCACCTCCGGATATGGTTTGCAAAGACAAATTCTTAATCCAGAGTACTGCTGTGCCTGAGGAAACAACTGATGAAGACATCACAGCTAGCATG TTCTCCAAAGCGGAAGGCAAACACATAGAGGAAAACAAACTGAGAGTAACTCTCGTGTTACCGTCGGACTCACCTGAACTATCTCCAGTTAAAGGAACACTGAATCAGGAAGCAGTATTTGAAGATTCCATCCTCAAGGATCGAGTATATGGTCAATCAGAGACCCTTCGTCCTCCACAATAT GAGAGTGAGATTGTCAAGGAGCCTAGGATGGTTGGACATGATGAGTTAAAGGCACCCTATGATGCAAAGGAGGCTAATGACTTGAAGGCAACCAAAGGCGGCTACGCTACATCAAACTTGGAAAAAGAAGCTGAATTTGATCCTATTAAGTCTCACAAGGATGCAGATGATGGAAGGGGGATAAAGTCAACACATAATTTGGATACTCCCACAAAAATGGCCATGGATCTGGATCAAGTTTTTCCTAATGGAAAAACTTCGGCCAACAGTGTGACTTATTCTGATGAACCAAAGATACCGAGGAACAGAGACGTTGTCCACATGCAGCAAACTGACGCTCAGAATATCAAAGCATTGGAGGAGTCAAAGTTGGTTAAAGACATTGAGGGGATGAAGCTAAAAGTCAATGCTCTTGAATCCAAGCTAAAGCAG GCTGATTCAACCATTTCGAAGCTAATGGAGGAGCGGTCTATAAGCTTCCAACATAGAGAAAGCTTGCAACAAGAGCTG GCGGAACTGAGGACGAAGAAGATAGTGAAAGAAGTGCACATTGGATTCCCTCTGCTATATGTTTGCGTGGTGGCATTCATTAGCATTGTTATCGGGTATTGTCTGCGCACTTGA